Proteins from one Hyperolius riggenbachi isolate aHypRig1 chromosome 2, aHypRig1.pri, whole genome shotgun sequence genomic window:
- the LOC137545189 gene encoding E3 ubiquitin-protein ligase TRIM11-like produces the protein MASVILNEELECPVCLAIYTDPVTLRCGHNFCRVCIERVLDSQEGSAGYSCSECRKRFKERPGLQTNIALRNIAERFLPTQPDQEASGVHCTYCVDSPVPAVMSCLHCDASLCDKHLRAHSKAPEHVLCAPTTSPETRKCSIHKKILEYYCTEDAACVCVSCCVIGGHVGHKMMSLDEAFKEKKKKMRNDLQKLMVETEEAEKRVQSLEELRRKAQEKADGEAERVTALFRDLRRWLEDLEKRVLSDIMRQAEQMSQANNDIIRQLEIKEELSRKMRHIEELCNMTDPLTVLQESDTGDLCDTEDRHDKQLHDGGDLDVAGISHTLHTGLADIMSGVTGGIYIQPADILLDVNTASNRLHISDDRKTASRSQRSQNRPETPERFQFPQVLSSRSFSSGRHYWEVDVGRSERWIVGLCYPSIDRSGLPKSLIGCNNKSWGLCRWDKYYSVTLEEKGIRLPDNIPSDRVRIYLDYEAGQISFYALCDPIRHIHTFTATFVEPLHAALWVYKGYIQWCEKLFAPFLISYSFACLSHLNVSAHQKPLTISQR, from the coding sequence ATGGCATCTGTTATTCTGAACGAGGAGCTGGAGTGTCCCGTCTGTCTGGCTatttatacagatcctgtaaccctgagatgtggtcacaacttctgccgggTCTGTATTGAGCGTGTGCTGGACTCGCAGGAGGGGTCTGCAGGTTATTCCTGTTCTGAATGTAGAAAGAGGTTCAAGGAGCGGCCCGGACTGCAGACAAACATTGCTCTGAGGAACATAGCAGAGCGTTTCCTGCCTACTCAGCCAGATCAGGAGGCATCCGGAGTCCACTGTACTTACTGTGTGGACTCTCCTGTACCTGCTGTTATGTCCTGTCTGCACTGTGACGCTTCTCTGTGTGATAAACACCTGAGAGCCCACAGCAAGGCACCAGAACACGTCTTATGTGCCCCCACCACCTCCCCGGAGACCAGGAAATGCTCCATCCATAAGAAGatcctggagtattactgcactgaggatgctgcctgtgtctgtgtgtcctgctgtgtgaTCGGGGGACATGTTGGCCATaagatgatgtcactggatgaGGCCtttaaggagaagaagaagaaaatgagaaatgatctgcagaaactgatggtagagacagaggaggctgagaaaagagtccagagtctggaggaactcaggagaaaagcacaagaaaaagcagatggtgaagcagagagagtcactgccctgtttagagacctcaggagaTGGCTGGAGGACCTGGAGAAGAGAGTCCTGAGTGACATCATGAGGCAGGCAGAGCAAATGTCACaagccaataatgacatcatcagacagctggagataaaggaggagctgtccaggaagatgcgtcacattgaggagctgtgtaacatgactgatccactgactgtcttacaggaatcagacacaggtgacttgtgtgacacggaggacagacatgataagcagctccatgatggaggggatctggatgtggccggcatctcacacacattacacacgggACTAGCTGATatcatgtctggggtaactggGGGGATCTATATACAGCctgcagacatattactggatgtaaacacagctaGTAATAGGCTACATATATCCGATGACAGGAAAACTGCATCCAGGTCACAAAGAAGCCAGAATCGCCCAGAAACACCAGAGAGATTTCAGTTTCCTCAGGTGTTGAGCAGCCggagtttctcctcagggcgacattactgggaagtggatgttgggaGATCGGAGAGATGGATAGTCGGgttgtgttaccccagtatagacaggagcGGATTGCCTAAGTCACTGATTGGATGTAATAACAAGTCCTGGGGTTTGTGCAGGTGGGATAAATACTATTCAGTGACACTAGAAGAGAAAGGCATCCGATTACCTGACAATATCCCCAGTGATAGAGTCaggatatatctggattatgaggccgggcagatctccttttatgccctgtgtgaccccatcAGACACATCCACACCTTCACTGCTACCTTCGtggagcccctccatgctgcattGTGGGTGTATAAgggttatatacagtggtgtgaaaaactatttgcccccttcctgatttcttattcttttgcatgtttgtcacacttaaatgtttctgctcatcaaaaaccgttaactattagtcaaagataa